From Rudanella lutea DSM 19387, a single genomic window includes:
- a CDS encoding type III pantothenate kinase, translated as MTLAIDTGNTDAVFGLFEHDTLLHIWRTPAQPEASSAHFEAKLRLWLLEAGIPLSAVRQTVLCSVVPMLTPTLREMLTELFGMEPVVVGPTIYPALPLQILRPHEIGADLVANALAAYTRYQRNCVVVDFGTALTFTTVSATGQMLGVAIAPGLKTAIRALFSNTAQLPEVPLELPTSALGQNTTHAIQAGVVLGYEGLVRSMINRIRTELNGDCLAIGTGGLVRAISTLQADFDDLVPGLTLTGVKLVGDTVRAYTGTLVPSSR; from the coding sequence ATGACTCTTGCGATCGACACGGGTAATACCGACGCCGTTTTCGGACTGTTTGAACACGATACGCTCCTGCATATCTGGCGGACACCCGCTCAACCCGAAGCCTCGTCGGCGCATTTCGAAGCAAAGCTGCGCCTGTGGCTGCTGGAAGCGGGCATTCCCCTGAGCGCGGTGCGGCAAACGGTGCTGTGCAGCGTGGTGCCGATGCTTACGCCCACCCTGCGCGAGATGCTCACCGAACTGTTTGGCATGGAACCCGTGGTGGTAGGCCCCACCATTTACCCAGCTCTGCCCCTCCAGATTTTGCGGCCGCACGAAATCGGGGCCGACCTGGTAGCCAACGCCTTAGCCGCCTATACCCGCTACCAGCGCAACTGCGTAGTGGTCGATTTTGGTACGGCCCTGACGTTTACCACCGTCTCGGCCACGGGCCAAATGCTGGGTGTAGCTATTGCACCGGGCCTTAAAACGGCCATTCGGGCCTTGTTTTCCAACACGGCTCAGTTGCCCGAAGTACCGCTCGAACTGCCAACGTCGGCCCTCGGCCAAAACACCACGCACGCTATTCAGGCCGGGGTGGTGCTGGGGTACGAAGGGCTCGTACGCTCGATGATCAACCGCATCCGAACGGAGCTAAACGGCGACTGCCTCGCCATCGGGACGGGTGGGCTTGTTCGCGCTATTTCGACCCTCCAGGCCGACTTCGACGATCTGGTACCGGGCCTCACCCTTACGGGCGTCAAGCTCGTGGGCGATACCGTGCGGGCCTACACCGGCACGCTCGTACCAAGCAGTCGCTGA
- a CDS encoding DoxX family protein produces the protein MNPFLFIIQGLLALLFAGTGALKIFGSDAAVRKLAPSAFSIRFLRILGALELAGAFVLAATGLLNIAPVLTVCADIGMAVVLIAAVGVHYSRREWAPIPFLVLMLAGAIAVVLGRW, from the coding sequence ATGAATCCATTCCTTTTTATCATACAGGGATTACTGGCCCTCTTGTTTGCGGGAACCGGTGCTCTGAAAATATTTGGCTCCGACGCGGCCGTGCGGAAGTTGGCTCCGTCTGCGTTTTCGATCCGGTTTCTGCGCATATTAGGCGCACTCGAACTGGCCGGGGCCTTTGTGTTAGCCGCAACAGGCTTACTAAATATAGCCCCCGTTCTGACGGTATGCGCCGACATAGGCATGGCGGTGGTGCTGATAGCGGCAGTAGGCGTGCATTACAGCCGCCGGGAGTGGGCCCCGATACCGTTTCTGGTGCTGATGCTCGCCGGGGCCATTGCCGTAGTGCTGGGGCGATGGTAA
- a CDS encoding RNA polymerase sigma factor encodes MTAAQETEFLGHYNRSRPFLYRLCRVHCPDPDDRQDLFGEITYQLWKAYPGFRGEASLSTWMYRIALNTALTYVRKRGRALRPEPLSEQVLGLAAPPDSSADEELVGLLYRAIDGLSPVDKAITLLYLEEQSYEQIADITGLTVSNVSVRLVRVRKRLEKQLNEPGAHLQQ; translated from the coding sequence ATGACGGCCGCGCAGGAAACCGAATTTTTAGGGCATTACAACCGCAGTCGACCGTTTTTGTACCGGCTCTGCCGGGTGCATTGCCCCGACCCCGACGACCGACAGGATCTGTTTGGCGAAATCACGTACCAGCTCTGGAAAGCCTATCCGGGGTTCAGGGGCGAAGCCAGCCTGTCGACCTGGATGTACCGAATTGCCCTCAACACGGCCCTTACCTACGTGCGTAAACGTGGGCGCGCCCTCCGGCCCGAACCCTTGTCAGAACAGGTATTGGGACTCGCGGCCCCGCCCGACAGTTCGGCCGATGAGGAGTTGGTGGGGCTACTGTATCGCGCCATCGACGGGTTGTCGCCGGTCGACAAGGCGATTACGCTGCTGTACCTGGAAGAACAGTCGTACGAACAGATTGCCGACATTACCGGCCTGACCGTCTCGAATGTCAGCGTGCGGCTGGTGCGGGTTCGGAAGCGATTGGAAAAACAACTAAACGAGCCCGGGGCTCACCTGCAACAATGA
- a CDS encoding DoxX family protein — protein sequence MKKTTIAYWVFTGLFCFVMGGSAIPNIMADAVSIKGFGELGYPAYLVPFLGWAKLLGIIALLVPGYPRLKEWAYAGLMFDILGAIYSIAAVGKPLSLWLPMFVLPLVGMLSYVYHHKRLNAHATKQTRAMNPVLG from the coding sequence ATGAAAAAGACAACCATTGCGTACTGGGTATTCACGGGGCTTTTCTGCTTCGTGATGGGGGGCTCTGCCATTCCGAATATTATGGCCGATGCTGTTTCTATCAAAGGGTTTGGCGAACTGGGCTACCCGGCTTATCTGGTGCCGTTTCTGGGCTGGGCCAAGTTGCTCGGAATCATTGCGCTATTGGTTCCGGGCTACCCGCGCCTGAAAGAATGGGCCTACGCCGGCCTTATGTTCGACATTCTGGGTGCGATTTACTCAATTGCAGCCGTGGGCAAGCCCCTCAGTCTGTGGCTGCCCATGTTTGTGCTCCCGCTCGTCGGAATGCTGTCGTATGTGTATCATCACAAACGACTCAACGCCCACGCCACCAAACAAACCCGCGCCATGAACCCGGTACTGGGGTAA
- a CDS encoding putative Ig domain-containing protein: protein MLRLFRLPTARLWLCAWALYVVAQLGHTVAAQTGLTLTQPTYNCATGAITFNTTGGNGTPITYSAAGITRSDAGSNNGTVEAGLRTDPKPIVITATQSGMSTSYAFDLASFCATPSNRPPVFNGSLPVGSGTVGRTLYYYIPTGAFVDPEGETLTYSGTGMPEGVVVEPTTGTVYGTATSPGFSLITIIATDPRGQSARAQFVLGVNPAGSTFALAQPTYNCSTGAITFNTTGSNGGPITYIAPGITRNDLGSATGTVEPGLRADPKPIIITATQGGAIATYVFDIASFCAGGGPVTPPPAFSGTLGSTTGTVGQSFSYTIPNGSFSATAGQSLTYAASGLPGGLTINRNTGAITGTPTTAGSNTVIITATSSATSTTVSSGTSTTGTSGTGTSGTATVGQSATASLGIVISSSVTSGTSTTGTSGTGTSGGTAFAGTLGSATGTVGQSFSYTIPNGSFSATAGQSLTYAASGLPPGLAINRNTGAITGTPTAAGSNTVVITATSSATSTTVSSGTSTTGTSGTGTSGTATTGQSFSGTLGILINASVTSGTGTSGTGTTGTVFVGTLGSATGTVGQSFSYTIPNGSFSATAGQSLTYSASGLPPGLTINTGTGAITGTPTTAGSNTVIITAITSGTSTTVSSGTSTTGTSGTGTSGTATTGQSFSGTLGILINSSVTSGTGTAPVFSGTLASATATVGQAFTYTLPTGAFTSPTGQSLTYNASGIPLGLSVNAATGTLSGTPTQAGNSAVVIFATNPSGQSASALLGITVNPGTSTTGTSGTAFVGTLGSATGTVGQSFSYTIPNGSFSATTGQSLTYAATGLPAGLTISPSTGAITGTPTTAGSNTVVITATSSASSTSGTSGTGTSGTATVGGSASGTLGIVINSSVTSGTSTTGTSGTGTSGTGIVFNGPLTSVTGTVGQAFSYTLPTGAFTGGQSVSYAATGLPAGLTINGATGAISGTPTAAGSNTVVIRASSGSSTSGTSGTGTSGTATVGQSASGTLGITISSSVTSGTSTTGTSGTGTTGTAPVFSGSLVSATGVVGRAFSYTLPTGTFTAGGSQTLTYAATGLPAGLSINGATGTISGTPTAAGSNTVVIVASTGSSSSGTSGTGTSGTATSGTATGGTSTVGQSASGTVTITISASSASGRLATVDLNPIGITAVGGNPISNGVVEVAVTGIAGEPVQVLLTDSKGQIIGQQRRERGQAEERFRFDVSRQPGGTLLLRAATETRSHTIRLLKID, encoded by the coding sequence ATGCTCAGATTATTCCGATTACCAACCGCGCGGCTGTGGCTGTGTGCATGGGCGTTGTATGTGGTGGCCCAGTTAGGACACACAGTTGCCGCTCAAACGGGGCTCACCCTAACACAACCCACGTACAATTGCGCCACAGGGGCTATCACCTTCAACACAACAGGGGGCAACGGTACACCCATTACCTACTCGGCAGCTGGCATCACCCGGAGTGACGCAGGCAGCAACAACGGCACCGTGGAAGCAGGGCTCCGGACCGATCCTAAACCGATTGTAATCACAGCTACGCAGAGCGGAATGTCGACCAGCTACGCCTTCGATCTGGCGTCGTTCTGCGCTACACCGTCCAATCGTCCGCCCGTGTTCAATGGCAGTCTGCCGGTGGGGTCGGGTACGGTCGGGCGCACGCTTTACTACTACATCCCGACGGGCGCATTTGTTGATCCAGAGGGAGAAACCCTGACCTACTCGGGGACCGGCATGCCCGAGGGTGTGGTTGTAGAACCGACCACCGGCACGGTTTACGGCACAGCTACGTCGCCCGGTTTCAGCCTCATTACCATCATTGCCACCGATCCACGGGGGCAGTCGGCACGGGCGCAGTTTGTGCTGGGGGTCAATCCGGCGGGCAGTACGTTTGCCCTGGCTCAGCCTACCTACAATTGCTCTACCGGGGCTATTACGTTTAATACCACCGGAAGCAATGGTGGGCCCATTACGTACATCGCACCGGGTATTACGCGTAATGACCTAGGCTCAGCAACGGGCACGGTAGAACCCGGTTTACGGGCCGACCCGAAGCCGATTATCATTACGGCTACGCAGGGCGGGGCTATTGCTACGTACGTCTTCGATATTGCTTCGTTCTGTGCTGGTGGTGGTCCGGTTACGCCCCCTCCGGCATTTAGTGGTACATTGGGCTCTACTACGGGTACAGTTGGGCAGTCGTTCAGCTACACCATTCCAAACGGGTCGTTTTCGGCCACGGCGGGTCAGTCGCTGACGTATGCCGCCAGTGGGCTACCCGGTGGCCTGACCATCAACCGAAACACGGGGGCTATTACCGGTACCCCCACCACGGCCGGTAGCAACACGGTGATTATTACGGCCACCAGCTCGGCCACCAGTACTACCGTCAGCTCGGGCACCAGTACCACGGGCACCAGCGGCACCGGCACGTCGGGTACGGCCACGGTGGGGCAGTCAGCTACGGCCAGCCTGGGTATTGTGATCAGTAGCTCGGTGACGAGTGGCACCAGCACCACGGGCACCAGCGGCACCGGTACGTCGGGCGGAACAGCCTTTGCTGGTACGCTGGGGTCGGCCACGGGTACGGTTGGGCAGTCGTTCAGCTACACTATTCCGAACGGATCGTTCTCCGCTACAGCGGGTCAGTCGCTGACGTATGCCGCCAGCGGGCTACCACCCGGATTGGCCATTAACCGGAATACAGGAGCTATTACCGGTACGCCTACTGCTGCGGGCAGCAATACCGTAGTTATTACGGCTACGAGTTCGGCCACGAGTACTACAGTCAGTTCGGGCACCAGTACCACCGGTACCAGCGGGACGGGTACGAGCGGCACGGCTACTACGGGGCAATCGTTTAGCGGTACGCTGGGGATTCTGATCAATGCTTCCGTAACGAGCGGCACCGGTACAAGCGGAACAGGAACCACGGGTACGGTCTTTGTCGGAACACTGGGGTCGGCCACGGGTACGGTTGGGCAATCGTTCAGTTATACCATTCCGAACGGGTCATTCTCAGCTACGGCGGGTCAGTCGCTGACGTATTCGGCCAGTGGGCTACCACCCGGCCTGACGATCAATACCGGTACGGGAGCTATTACCGGTACCCCGACCACGGCGGGTAGTAATACGGTGATCATTACGGCCATCACGTCCGGTACGAGTACTACGGTCAGTTCGGGCACCAGTACCACCGGTACGAGCGGGACGGGTACAAGCGGCACGGCTACTACAGGGCAATCGTTTAGCGGTACATTGGGGATTTTGATCAACAGCTCGGTTACGAGCGGAACGGGAACCGCGCCGGTATTCAGCGGTACGTTGGCCTCGGCTACGGCAACGGTCGGGCAGGCGTTTACCTATACCTTACCTACGGGAGCCTTTACCTCGCCTACGGGTCAATCGCTGACCTACAACGCGTCGGGGATTCCGTTGGGGCTGAGTGTCAATGCAGCTACCGGGACCCTATCCGGGACGCCAACACAGGCGGGCAATAGTGCGGTGGTCATTTTCGCGACGAACCCGAGCGGGCAGTCGGCGAGTGCGCTATTGGGCATAACCGTCAACCCCGGTACGAGTACCACCGGCACGAGCGGAACAGCATTTGTCGGTACGTTGGGCTCGGCGACAGGTACGGTTGGGCAATCGTTCAGCTACACCATCCCGAACGGGTCGTTCTCGGCTACCACAGGTCAGTCGCTCACCTACGCGGCCACGGGCCTGCCTGCGGGCCTGACCATCAGCCCGAGCACCGGGGCCATTACCGGTACGCCCACTACGGCTGGTAGTAATACCGTCGTGATTACGGCAACTAGTTCGGCCAGCAGTACGAGTGGAACCAGCGGGACCGGTACCAGTGGTACGGCTACCGTGGGCGGATCGGCAAGTGGTACACTTGGTATTGTGATTAACAGTTCGGTAACGAGCGGTACCAGCACGACCGGCACCAGCGGCACCGGTACGAGTGGCACGGGCATTGTCTTCAACGGACCGCTGACCTCAGTCACGGGTACGGTCGGGCAGGCATTCAGCTATACACTGCCTACGGGTGCGTTTACGGGCGGTCAGTCGGTGAGTTATGCGGCCACGGGTCTCCCGGCGGGGCTAACCATCAATGGAGCCACGGGGGCCATATCCGGAACGCCCACAGCGGCAGGCAGCAATACGGTAGTTATCAGGGCAAGTTCGGGTAGTAGTACCAGCGGTACAAGTGGCACCGGTACCAGTGGCACGGCCACCGTTGGGCAGTCGGCGAGTGGCACGCTGGGTATCACCATCAGTAGTTCGGTGACGAGTGGCACCAGCACGACCGGCACCAGCGGCACAGGTACCACCGGAACCGCCCCTGTATTTAGCGGATCGCTGGTATCGGCTACGGGGGTTGTTGGGCGTGCGTTCAGCTATACGTTGCCTACAGGTACGTTCACGGCGGGCGGCAGTCAGACCCTGACATACGCGGCTACGGGGCTCCCGGCTGGGTTGAGTATCAACGGGGCCACCGGCACCATATCGGGTACGCCAACGGCGGCCGGTAGCAACACGGTGGTCATTGTGGCCTCTACCGGTAGTAGTAGCAGCGGCACCAGCGGCACAGGCACCAGTGGCACGGCTACGTCGGGCACGGCTACAGGTGGTACGAGTACCGTCGGGCAGTCGGCGAGCGGTACGGTGACGATTACCATCAGTGCTTCGTCGGCTTCGGGTCGTCTGGCAACGGTCGATCTGAACCCCATCGGCATCACGGCGGTGGGTGGCAACCCAATCAGCAATGGCGTGGTCGAAGTAGCGGTGACGGGCATTGCGGGCGAACCGGTTCAGGTGTTGCTCACCGACTCGAAGGGCCAGATTATCGGTCAGCAGCGACGCGAACGAGGGCAGGCCGAAGAACGATTCCGGTTCGATGTGAGTCGGCAGCCGGGCGGAACGCTCCTCTTGCGGGCCGCAACCGAAACCCGGTCGCATACGATTCGTCTGCTCAAGATTGATTAA
- a CDS encoding Uma2 family endonuclease, whose product MKARLEQLSEYELERGKPVPTLNHAYVQKNLLVSLDYRYRKTHTVLSELNLTMPERPDTVPDIAIYPKLRIDFLHDVTSMTEMPLTVVEIVSPSQSDTEILAKFERYFKAGVKSCWLVIPSFQAISVYSEFGKYRFFSGNGTVIDATSGVEVKLEEIFEE is encoded by the coding sequence ATGAAAGCTAGACTCGAACAGCTATCGGAATACGAACTCGAACGAGGAAAGCCCGTGCCTACACTCAATCATGCTTATGTGCAGAAAAATTTGCTGGTTAGTTTAGATTATCGTTACCGAAAAACGCACACAGTTTTATCGGAACTTAATCTAACCATGCCCGAGCGCCCGGATACAGTGCCCGATATTGCCATTTATCCGAAGCTACGCATTGATTTTCTGCACGATGTGACGTCGATGACCGAAATGCCCCTGACGGTTGTTGAGATTGTGTCTCCCTCTCAATCGGATACGGAGATTTTGGCTAAGTTTGAGCGCTACTTCAAGGCAGGCGTAAAAAGTTGCTGGCTAGTGATTCCCAGCTTCCAGGCGATTTCGGTGTACTCGGAGTTTGGTAAATACCGCTTTTTTTCGGGTAACGGCACCGTTATTGATGCCACCTCAGGAGTCGAAGTGAAGCTGGAAGAGATTTTTGAGGAGTAG